A window of the Brassica napus cultivar Da-Ae chromosome C5, Da-Ae, whole genome shotgun sequence genome harbors these coding sequences:
- the LOC106401722 gene encoding uncharacterized protein LOC106401722 isoform X3, translating into MATNSLVTGLKVFLPVMFCVMLATLIYTIITDGLPEPDRRDVFTPWFATTILDFYINIVPIAVWIVYKETTWFGSILWAILLIVFGSLTTCVYLFMQLLKLTPQEASEDPMYFLLLRDSFKDGAGPRDKKSLVVTARFVFGALGCVMLGALVYTCLTDGSPFRMELLYPWMVVLLVSFYINVAVLSVWVVYKESSWIIGILWVALLLSLGSFGTSVVIVVQLFRLSPLDPLYLVLVKNSNRKQRTK; encoded by the exons atggcgACGAATAGTTTAGTGACGGGACTGAAAGTGTTCTTACCGGTGATGTTCTGCGTCATGCTCGCGACTCTTATCTACACCATCATCACCGATGGCCTTCCCGAACCCGACCGTCGTGATGTCTTCACCCC ATGGTTTGCTACAACAATTTTGGATTTCTACATCAATATTGTCCCTATTGCG GTCTGGATTGTGTACAAGGAGACAACATGGTTTGGTTCTATTCTTTGGGCCATTCTCCTCATCGTATTTGGAAG CCTGACGACGTGTGTGTATCTGTTTATGCAACTGCTCAAGCTGACACCTCAAGAGGCTTCTGAAGATCCTATGTACTTCTTGTTACTCCGTGATTCCTTCAA GGATGGAGCGGGTCCCAGAGACAAGAAATCCCTTGTCGTCACTGCAAGATTTGTGTTTGGTGCCTTAGGCTGTGTCATGCTCGGAGCTTTGGTTTACACCTGCTTGACTGATGGCTCTCCTTTCCGCATGGAGCTTCTTTACcc GTGGATGGTGGTATTATTGGTTAGCTTCTACATTAATGTCGCGGTTTTATCA GTTTGGGTTGTGTATAAAGAATCTAGCTGGATCATTGGAATCCTCTGGGTTGCTTTATTACTATCTCTTGGAAG CTTTGGCACCAGCGTAGTCATTGTGGTGCAGCTATTCCGTCTCTCTCCCCTTGACCCGCTATACCTCGTTCTGGTGAAAAACAGCAATCG GAAGCAAAGAACAAAATAA
- the LOC106401722 gene encoding uncharacterized protein LOC106401722 isoform X1: MATNSLVTGLKVFLPVMFCVMLATLIYTIITDGLPEPDRRDVFTPWFATTILDFYINIVPIAVWIVYKETTWFGSILWAILLIVFGSLTTCVYLFMQLLKLTPQEASEDPMYFLLLRDSFKDGAGPRDKKSLVVTARFVFGALGCVMLGALVYTCLTDGSPFRMELLYPWMVVLLVSFYINVAVLSVWVVYKESSWIIGILWVALLLSLGSFGTSVVIVVQLFRLSPLDPLYLVLVKNSNRKEQNKGQVSELSLSLSHGSWQVWRYV; encoded by the exons atggcgACGAATAGTTTAGTGACGGGACTGAAAGTGTTCTTACCGGTGATGTTCTGCGTCATGCTCGCGACTCTTATCTACACCATCATCACCGATGGCCTTCCCGAACCCGACCGTCGTGATGTCTTCACCCC ATGGTTTGCTACAACAATTTTGGATTTCTACATCAATATTGTCCCTATTGCG GTCTGGATTGTGTACAAGGAGACAACATGGTTTGGTTCTATTCTTTGGGCCATTCTCCTCATCGTATTTGGAAG CCTGACGACGTGTGTGTATCTGTTTATGCAACTGCTCAAGCTGACACCTCAAGAGGCTTCTGAAGATCCTATGTACTTCTTGTTACTCCGTGATTCCTTCAA GGATGGAGCGGGTCCCAGAGACAAGAAATCCCTTGTCGTCACTGCAAGATTTGTGTTTGGTGCCTTAGGCTGTGTCATGCTCGGAGCTTTGGTTTACACCTGCTTGACTGATGGCTCTCCTTTCCGCATGGAGCTTCTTTACcc GTGGATGGTGGTATTATTGGTTAGCTTCTACATTAATGTCGCGGTTTTATCA GTTTGGGTTGTGTATAAAGAATCTAGCTGGATCATTGGAATCCTCTGGGTTGCTTTATTACTATCTCTTGGAAG CTTTGGCACCAGCGTAGTCATTGTGGTGCAGCTATTCCGTCTCTCTCCCCTTGACCCGCTATACCTCGTTCTGGTGAAAAACAGCAATCG CAAAGAACAAAATAAGGGCCAAGTTagtgaactctctctctctctctctcatgggTCATGGCAGGTCTGGAGATATGTATGA
- the LOC106401722 gene encoding uncharacterized protein LOC106401722 isoform X2, which yields MATNSLVTGLKVFLPVMFCVMLATLIYTIITDGLPEPDRRDVFTPWFATTILDFYINIVPIAVWIVYKETTWFGSILWAILLIVFGSLTTCVYLFMQLLKLTPQEASEDPMYFLLLRDSFKDGAGPRDKKSLVVTARFVFGALGCVMLGALVYTCLTDGSPFRMELLYPWMVVLLVSFYINVAVLSVWVVYKESSWIIGILWVALLLSLGSFGTSVVIVVQLFRLSPLDPLYLVLVKNSNRSGDMYERTHSAVLRM from the exons atggcgACGAATAGTTTAGTGACGGGACTGAAAGTGTTCTTACCGGTGATGTTCTGCGTCATGCTCGCGACTCTTATCTACACCATCATCACCGATGGCCTTCCCGAACCCGACCGTCGTGATGTCTTCACCCC ATGGTTTGCTACAACAATTTTGGATTTCTACATCAATATTGTCCCTATTGCG GTCTGGATTGTGTACAAGGAGACAACATGGTTTGGTTCTATTCTTTGGGCCATTCTCCTCATCGTATTTGGAAG CCTGACGACGTGTGTGTATCTGTTTATGCAACTGCTCAAGCTGACACCTCAAGAGGCTTCTGAAGATCCTATGTACTTCTTGTTACTCCGTGATTCCTTCAA GGATGGAGCGGGTCCCAGAGACAAGAAATCCCTTGTCGTCACTGCAAGATTTGTGTTTGGTGCCTTAGGCTGTGTCATGCTCGGAGCTTTGGTTTACACCTGCTTGACTGATGGCTCTCCTTTCCGCATGGAGCTTCTTTACcc GTGGATGGTGGTATTATTGGTTAGCTTCTACATTAATGTCGCGGTTTTATCA GTTTGGGTTGTGTATAAAGAATCTAGCTGGATCATTGGAATCCTCTGGGTTGCTTTATTACTATCTCTTGGAAG CTTTGGCACCAGCGTAGTCATTGTGGTGCAGCTATTCCGTCTCTCTCCCCTTGACCCGCTATACCTCGTTCTGGTGAAAAACAGCAATCG GTCTGGAGATATGTATGAGCGCACTCATTCTGCGGTTCTGCGTATGTGA
- the LOC106401722 gene encoding uncharacterized protein LOC106401722 isoform X4 encodes MATNSLVTGLKVFLPVMFCVMLATLIYTIITDGLPEPDRRDVFTPWFATTILDFYINIVPIAVWIVYKETTWFGSILWAILLIVFGSLTTCVYLFMQLLKLTPQEASEDPMYFLLLRDSFKDGAGPRDKKSLVVTARFVFGALGCVMLGALVYTCLTDGSPFRMELLYPWMVVLLVSFYINVAVLSVWVVYKESSWIIGILWVALLLSLGSFGTSVVIVVQLFRLSPLDPLYLVLVKNSNRTK; translated from the exons atggcgACGAATAGTTTAGTGACGGGACTGAAAGTGTTCTTACCGGTGATGTTCTGCGTCATGCTCGCGACTCTTATCTACACCATCATCACCGATGGCCTTCCCGAACCCGACCGTCGTGATGTCTTCACCCC ATGGTTTGCTACAACAATTTTGGATTTCTACATCAATATTGTCCCTATTGCG GTCTGGATTGTGTACAAGGAGACAACATGGTTTGGTTCTATTCTTTGGGCCATTCTCCTCATCGTATTTGGAAG CCTGACGACGTGTGTGTATCTGTTTATGCAACTGCTCAAGCTGACACCTCAAGAGGCTTCTGAAGATCCTATGTACTTCTTGTTACTCCGTGATTCCTTCAA GGATGGAGCGGGTCCCAGAGACAAGAAATCCCTTGTCGTCACTGCAAGATTTGTGTTTGGTGCCTTAGGCTGTGTCATGCTCGGAGCTTTGGTTTACACCTGCTTGACTGATGGCTCTCCTTTCCGCATGGAGCTTCTTTACcc GTGGATGGTGGTATTATTGGTTAGCTTCTACATTAATGTCGCGGTTTTATCA GTTTGGGTTGTGTATAAAGAATCTAGCTGGATCATTGGAATCCTCTGGGTTGCTTTATTACTATCTCTTGGAAG CTTTGGCACCAGCGTAGTCATTGTGGTGCAGCTATTCCGTCTCTCTCCCCTTGACCCGCTATACCTCGTTCTGGTGAAAAACAGCAATCG AACAAAATAA